Proteins encoded by one window of Crassostrea angulata isolate pt1a10 chromosome 9, ASM2561291v2, whole genome shotgun sequence:
- the LOC128163348 gene encoding zinc metalloproteinase nas-33-like: MKGLHLLLALIFVQGLYCVEAKPPPKGEPPKEDLQLRNFLRALQSYITKKTFYSDYRLRSNEEQDNSLEKEVLSPIDEEEAESQTVLIGNKDVKPKNLHFNKEQERDDSKDKHPLTPVVGIKRNIATRNFGISRSALWANGVIPYQVAADSFGPDYSKAVDIVQNTAANISKSTCVKWRPKTSSDKYFVKITGDSDGCYSYVGNIEKENGQILNLGRGCLDGYIVLHEMHHAMGGIHEQQRNRRKMFVKIKWENIDKNNNEQYARRRHTENIDVYDYASILQYHLSAFTSNGKPTMTLHDQDLTFLISESKYELSFYDKAEINKVYDCTSETCKISCQNDGFRMQAVDQTTCHCHCPSGLKGPTCEELETDEGCGKTIILSNGGSDEINMTPYSSGKICTWLVKAESDSLIKATVTSIDLPFSSQDDCYHWIELRYYLIGDRGKELCGRSTDPRTFTQMNIGKASPFLIRFNSKKHHTPGTGFTVKVEAVKSGCINSPCKTGSLCIEGSGDGSYMCKCQNGLSGKNCDEFGASSSNHCNFEDDFGTCLFDQDPSSEILWSFNTKMCSFNNCARALTHGTDYQFLTLTPYYDSVEYSMGFKAVIKTTAKFTVADRCLSFEYAIGNYALKYSLTELNIYVEGTGKSKTRVKHVWTTDYSWKTEMVSIKAIDNLVISIEGVIGYQIIGVDNIALRPGLCTNTHCNPNPCQNGGTCNEFIRKSESNFVCACQTGFSGDLCETLE; the protein is encoded by the exons ATGAAAGGACTACATTTACTCCTAGCACTGATCTTTGTCCAGGGTTTATACTGTGTAGAGGCCAAGCCCCCACCGAAGGGAGAGCCACCGAAAGAAG aCTTACAGTTGCGCAACTTTTTACGTGCACTTCAGAGTTACATCACAAAGAAGACCTTTTATTCAGATTATCGGTTGAGATCAAATGAAGAACAGGACAACTCTTTGGAAAAG GAGGTACTAAGCCCTATCGACGAAGAAGAAGCAGAGAGCCAGACCGTGTTGATTGGGAATAAAGATGTCAAG CCaaaaaatttacactttaacaAAGAACAAGAGAGGGATGACAGCAAGGATAAGCATCCCCTAACTCCAGTCGTCGGGATTAAAAGG aaCATAGCAACAAGAAACTTTGGTATATCAAGAAGTGCCTTGTGGGCGAACGGTGTCATTCCGTACCAGGTCGCTGCTGATTCCTTTg GTCCAGACTATAGCAAAGCCGTTGACATTGTACAAAATACAGCtgcaaatatatcaaaatcaacATGTGTAAAATGGCGACCCAAAACAAGTTCAGACAAATACTTTGTCAAAATAACAGGAGACAGCGATGG GTGTTATTCATACGTTGGAAACATTGAAAAAGAGAACGGTCAAATACTCAATCTAGGAAGGGGATGTCTGGAT ggATATATTGTCCTTCATGAAATGCATCATGCAATGGGCGGAATTCACGAACAACAAAGGAACAGACGAAAAATGTTTGTGAAGATTAAGTGGGAAAATATAGATAAGAACAACAATGAGCAGTATGCTCGAAGAAGACATACGGAAAACATTGATGTTTATGACTATGCGTCAATCCTTCAGTACCATTTATCT GCATTTACCTCAAATGGCAAACCAACAATGACTCTTCATGATCAGGACCTAACTTTTCTTATCTCCGAGAGCAAATATGAGCTGTCGTTTTATGACAAGGCGGAAATAAACAAAGTTTATGACTGCACTTCTG AGACATGCAAAATTTCCTGCCAAAACGATGGATTCCGAATGCAGGCGGTAGATCAGACAACCTGTCACTGTCACTGTCCATCTGGCCTGAAGGGCCCCACATGCGAGGAACTCGAAACTGACGAAG GGTGTGGtaaaacaattattctttcaaatGGTGGCTCCgatgaaataaatatgacacCTTACTCTTCTGGAAAAATATGCACATGGCTTGTTAAA GCAGAGTCCGACTCCTTGATTAAGGCAACCGTGACATCCATTGACCTCCCATTCAGCAGCCAAGACGACTGCTACCATTGGATAGAATTAAGATACTATCTTATTGGCGATAGAGGAAAAGA ATTATGCGGTAGATCTACGGATCCTAGAACCTTCACTCAGATGAACATCGGGAAGGCGTCTCCTTTTTTGATTCGATTTAACAGTAAAAAACATCATACTCCAGGAACTGGTTTTACAGTCAAAGTGGAAGCCGTCAAATCAG GTTGCATTAATTCTCCTTGTAAGACTGGATCTCTCTGCATCGAAGGGAGTGGAGATGGTTCTTACATGTGCAAATGTCAAAATGGGCTCTCAGGAAAAAACTGCGATGAGTTTGGAG CGTCTTCCAGTAACCATTGCAACTTTGAGGATGATTTTGGAACCTGTCTATTTGATCAAGACCCGTCCTCGGAGATTCTGTGGAGTTTCAATACG aaaatgtgCAGCTTTAACAATTGTGCCAGAGCGCTGACCCATGGTACTGACTATCAGTTTCTAACACTCACTCCATATTACGACAGTGTGGAATACAGCATGGGATTCAAGGCAGTCATTAAAACTACCGCCAAGTTTACAG tCGCTGACCGTTGCTTATCATTTGAGTACGCTATCGGAAACTATGCACTTAAGTATTCTTTAACCGAACTCAACATATATGTAGAAGGTACAGGCAAAAGTAAAACAAGGGTCAAGCACGTTTGGACAACAGATTATTCCTGGAAGACAGAGATGGTGTCAATTAAAGCAATTGATAACTTAGTG ATTAGCATAGAAGGCGTCATAGGTTATCAAATAATTGGTGTTGACAACATTGCACTCCGTCCAGGCTTAT GCACAAATACTCACTGCAACCCAAATCCGTGTCAAAATGGTGGTACATGCAACGAATTCATTCGAAAGTCAGAATCCAATTTTGTTTGTGCTTGTCAAACAGGATTCTCTGGAGATCTTTGCGAAA CCTTGGAGTAA